A region from the Geobacillus vulcani PSS1 genome encodes:
- the glmM gene encoding phosphoglucosamine mutase — MGKYFGTDGVRGVANRELTPELAFQIGRCGGYVLTKSAERPKVLIGRDTRISGHMLEGALVAGLLSIGAEVMRLGVISTPGVAYLTKALGAQAGIMISASHNPVQDNGIKFFGPDGFKLSDEQEAEIEALIDSREDMLPRPIGAALGQVNDYFEGGQKYLQYLKQTIDEEDFSGMKIALDCAHGATSSLATYLFADLDADVVTMGASPNGLNINEGVGSTHPEALAAFVKEKGADVGLAFDGDGDRLIAVDERGNIVDGDQIMYICAKYLKEIGRLKQQTVVSTVMSNLGFYKALEAQGIKSVQTAVGDRYVVEEMKKNGYNLGGEQSGHIIFLDYNTTGDGMLTALQLVNIMKIKGKPLSELAGEMKKYPQLLVNVRVADKEKAMENEQVKKVIQEVEAEMNGNGRVLVRPSGTEPLVRIMAEAPTEEACRAYVERIADVVRREMGVE; from the coding sequence ATGGGCAAATATTTTGGCACTGATGGTGTACGAGGAGTTGCAAATCGTGAATTGACGCCAGAGTTGGCGTTTCAAATCGGCCGTTGCGGTGGATATGTGCTGACCAAAAGTGCTGAGCGCCCGAAAGTATTGATCGGGCGCGACACCCGCATTTCCGGCCATATGTTGGAAGGCGCCCTTGTCGCCGGGCTGCTGTCGATCGGGGCGGAAGTGATGCGCCTTGGTGTCATTTCCACACCAGGTGTCGCTTATTTGACGAAGGCGCTTGGAGCGCAGGCGGGTATTATGATCTCCGCCTCCCACAACCCGGTGCAAGACAATGGCATCAAATTTTTCGGCCCGGACGGGTTTAAGCTGTCGGATGAGCAGGAAGCAGAAATTGAAGCATTGATCGACAGCCGGGAAGATATGCTGCCGCGGCCGATTGGAGCGGCATTGGGCCAAGTGAATGATTACTTTGAAGGTGGACAAAAGTATTTGCAATACTTAAAGCAAACGATTGATGAAGAAGACTTTTCCGGGATGAAAATTGCTCTCGACTGCGCACATGGAGCGACGTCATCACTGGCGACGTACTTATTTGCCGATTTGGATGCGGATGTCGTGACGATGGGGGCGTCGCCAAATGGGCTCAACATTAACGAAGGAGTCGGTTCCACCCATCCGGAAGCATTGGCGGCGTTTGTGAAAGAAAAAGGGGCTGATGTCGGCCTTGCGTTTGACGGCGACGGCGACCGCCTGATCGCCGTGGATGAACGCGGCAATATTGTGGACGGCGATCAAATCATGTACATTTGCGCAAAATATTTGAAAGAAATAGGCCGCCTCAAGCAACAAACCGTCGTCTCGACGGTTATGAGCAACCTTGGGTTTTACAAGGCGCTTGAGGCGCAGGGAATCAAAAGTGTACAAACGGCCGTTGGCGACCGCTATGTCGTCGAGGAAATGAAGAAGAACGGCTATAATCTCGGTGGCGAGCAGTCCGGACATATCATCTTCCTCGACTACAACACGACGGGGGACGGAATGTTGACGGCGCTCCAGCTTGTCAACATCATGAAAATCAAGGGCAAGCCGCTTTCTGAGTTGGCCGGGGAAATGAAAAAATACCCGCAGCTGCTTGTGAACGTCCGGGTGGCCGATAAGGAAAAAGCAATGGAAAACGAACAAGTGAAAAAAGTGATCCAGGAAGTGGAGGCAGAGATGAACGGTAATGGCCGCGTCCTCGTTCGTCCGTCAGGGACGGAACCCCTCGTGCGCATTATGGCTGAGGCTCCAACCGAAGAGGCGTGCCGCGCCTATGTGGAGCGGATCGCGGATGTCGTCCGGCGTGAAATGGGAGTGGAATAA
- the glmS gene encoding glutamine--fructose-6-phosphate transaminase (isomerizing) has translation MCGIVGYIGYQDVKEILLRGLEKLEYRGYDSAGIAVLNENGVHVFKEKGRIADLRRIVDPNVNATIGIGHTRWATHGAPSRVNAHPHQSASGRFTLVHNGVIENYEMLKRDYLADVEFRSDTDTEVIVQLVEQFVRDGLTTEEAFRKTLSLLKGSYAIAMIDAENEETLYAAKNKSPLLAGLGDGFNVVASDAMAMLQVTNQFVELMDGELVIVTSENVTIQTLNGETVERKPFTAELDASDIEKGTYPHYMLKEIDEQPFVIRRIIQKYQDENGGLTIDQAIINEVLNADRLYIVACGTSYHAGLVGKQLIESWAKIPVEVHIASEFSYNMPLLSEKPLFIFISQSGETADSRAVLVQTNKLGYKAITITNVPGSTLSREADYTLLLHAGPEIAVASTKAYTAQIAVLAILAAAAAKAKGLELDFDLTKELAIIANVMEMLCDAKEEMEKIASDYLTLTRNCFFIGRAVDYYVCLEGALKLKEISYIQAEGFAGGELKHGTIALIEDGTPVIALATQEHVNLSIRGNVKEVVARGANPCVISMRGLEGDGDRFVIPAVHPDLTPLVSVVPLQLIAYYAALHRGCDVDKPRNLAKSVTVE, from the coding sequence ATGTGCGGCATTGTTGGTTATATCGGTTACCAAGATGTGAAAGAGATTTTGTTGCGCGGATTGGAAAAACTCGAGTACCGCGGCTACGATTCAGCAGGGATCGCCGTATTAAATGAGAACGGGGTTCATGTGTTTAAAGAAAAAGGACGGATCGCCGATTTGCGCCGCATCGTCGACCCGAACGTCAACGCGACGATCGGCATCGGCCATACCCGTTGGGCGACGCACGGGGCGCCAAGCCGGGTGAACGCCCATCCGCACCAAAGCGCCTCCGGCCGTTTTACGCTCGTGCATAACGGCGTCATCGAAAACTACGAGATGCTGAAGCGCGACTACTTGGCTGATGTCGAGTTCCGAAGCGACACGGATACGGAAGTGATCGTCCAGCTCGTGGAACAATTCGTCCGTGACGGGTTGACAACGGAAGAAGCGTTCCGCAAAACGCTCTCGCTGTTAAAAGGGTCGTACGCCATCGCCATGATTGACGCGGAAAACGAGGAAACGTTGTATGCGGCGAAAAACAAAAGCCCACTTCTTGCCGGTCTCGGTGATGGGTTTAACGTCGTGGCGAGCGATGCGATGGCGATGCTCCAAGTGACGAATCAATTCGTCGAACTGATGGATGGGGAACTAGTCATCGTCACGAGCGAGAACGTCACGATTCAAACGCTAAACGGTGAAACAGTCGAACGGAAGCCATTTACGGCTGAGCTCGATGCGAGCGACATTGAAAAAGGGACGTATCCGCATTACATGCTGAAAGAAATTGATGAGCAGCCGTTCGTCATCCGCCGCATCATTCAAAAATACCAAGACGAAAACGGCGGATTGACGATTGACCAAGCGATCATCAACGAAGTGCTGAACGCCGACCGCCTGTACATTGTCGCGTGCGGAACGAGCTACCACGCAGGTCTTGTCGGCAAGCAATTGATCGAGTCGTGGGCGAAAATTCCAGTCGAAGTGCATATTGCCAGCGAATTTTCGTACAACATGCCGCTGTTGTCGGAAAAGCCGCTCTTCATCTTTATCTCGCAAAGCGGCGAAACGGCCGACAGCCGCGCCGTGCTCGTGCAAACGAACAAACTCGGCTATAAAGCGATCACGATCACGAACGTCCCAGGTTCGACGCTGTCGCGGGAAGCCGATTATACTCTCCTGTTGCACGCCGGCCCGGAAATCGCCGTTGCCTCGACAAAGGCATATACGGCGCAAATTGCCGTGCTTGCGATTTTGGCCGCCGCGGCGGCGAAAGCGAAAGGCCTCGAATTGGATTTTGACCTGACGAAAGAGCTCGCCATCATCGCCAATGTGATGGAAATGCTGTGCGATGCGAAAGAAGAAATGGAGAAAATCGCAAGCGACTACTTGACGTTGACGCGCAACTGCTTCTTTATCGGCCGCGCCGTTGACTACTATGTCTGCCTAGAAGGCGCGCTGAAACTGAAGGAGATCTCTTACATCCAAGCGGAAGGGTTCGCCGGCGGCGAGCTGAAACACGGCACGATCGCCTTGATTGAGGACGGTACGCCGGTGATTGCCCTCGCCACCCAAGAGCACGTCAACTTAAGCATTCGCGGCAACGTAAAAGAAGTCGTCGCCCGCGGCGCGAACCCATGCGTCATCTCGATGCGCGGCCTTGAAGGCGACGGCGACCGCTTCGTCATCCCGGCCGTCCATCCGGACCTTACGCCGCTTGTGTCCGTCGTGCCGCTGCAGCTGATCGCGTACTATGCAGCCCTGCATCGCGGCTGCGACGTCGACAAACCGCGCAACCTAGCGAAAAGCGTGACGGTGGAGTGA
- a CDS encoding DinB family protein codes for MDHQEQVRRQLLESVAALSDEQLNTRVAEGSWTIAQVLEHLHLIETSIAAMIAQTLTHGASQPVSEKPIHLTLDRSKKVEAPDFARPSDRRFTWGELEEKLRQSRQRLRQIVEQADPADLEAKSFPHPVFGPLSLKQWVEFVSYHEQRHLAQIEEIKAHLG; via the coding sequence ATGGATCATCAGGAACAAGTGCGCCGACAGCTGCTTGAAAGCGTGGCCGCTCTGTCGGATGAACAACTCAACACCCGGGTGGCTGAAGGGAGTTGGACGATCGCCCAAGTGCTCGAACACTTGCACCTTATCGAAACATCGATCGCCGCCATGATCGCCCAGACATTGACGCACGGCGCGAGCCAACCCGTCAGCGAAAAGCCGATCCACCTCACCCTTGACCGTTCCAAAAAAGTGGAGGCGCCCGATTTCGCCCGTCCGAGCGACCGGCGTTTCACGTGGGGGGAATTGGAGGAAAAATTGCGTCAATCGCGGCAGCGGCTGCGTCAAATCGTCGAGCAAGCCGACCCGGCTGATCTGGAAGCCAAATCGTTCCCCCATCCGGTTTTCGGCCCCCTAAGCTTAAAGCAATGGGTGGAATTTGTCAGCTACCATGAACAACGCCACCTTGCCCAAATTGAAGAAATCAAGGCGCATCTCGGATAA
- a CDS encoding DUF817 domain-containing protein, with protein MKGEKHAAAAGECPPCWLVAVRRCLCSGKARLIKAFVQLVRFGWAQALSCVFPVVIFASLALTKLAPLPLLPRYDWLLVICLLMQWWMVRSRLETRDELKVITVFHLIGLALELFKVRMGSWSYPEEGYTKLFGVPLYSGFMYASVASYLCQAWRRLKVELVRWPPFWLVVPLAGAIYVNFFTHHYWMDVRWWLAGLVILVFWRSWVAYEVGGIRYRMPLVLSFLLIGFFIWVAENIATFFGAWQYPNQARAWSLVHVGKVSSWVLLVIVSFLIVATLKQVKGGGKEKTGGTSADVAQAGAGRAEAARC; from the coding sequence TTGAAAGGGGAGAAACACGCGGCAGCGGCGGGGGAATGCCCGCCTTGCTGGCTGGTTGCGGTTCGGAGGTGTCTCTGTTCTGGAAAAGCGCGGCTCATCAAAGCGTTTGTGCAGCTTGTTCGCTTCGGTTGGGCGCAGGCGTTGTCCTGCGTGTTTCCGGTTGTTATTTTTGCTTCATTGGCGCTGACGAAGCTCGCGCCGCTTCCTTTGTTGCCGCGGTATGACTGGCTGCTTGTCATTTGCCTTCTCATGCAATGGTGGATGGTGCGCTCCAGGCTGGAAACGCGGGATGAGCTCAAAGTCATCACTGTCTTTCACTTGATTGGGCTTGCATTAGAGCTGTTTAAGGTGCGTATGGGTTCATGGTCGTATCCGGAGGAAGGATATACGAAACTGTTTGGCGTGCCGCTGTACAGCGGCTTCATGTACGCGAGCGTCGCGAGCTATCTTTGCCAGGCGTGGAGACGGCTGAAGGTGGAGCTCGTGCGCTGGCCGCCGTTTTGGCTGGTCGTTCCGTTGGCGGGGGCGATTTACGTGAACTTTTTTACCCACCATTATTGGATGGACGTTCGCTGGTGGTTAGCAGGCCTTGTGATTCTCGTTTTTTGGCGCTCGTGGGTCGCGTATGAGGTCGGGGGAATTCGGTATCGGATGCCGCTTGTTCTGTCCTTTTTGTTGATCGGTTTTTTCATTTGGGTCGCGGAAAATATCGCCACCTTTTTCGGGGCTTGGCAATATCCAAATCAAGCGAGGGCGTGGAGCCTCGTTCATGTCGGGAAAGTCAGCTCGTGGGTGTTGTTGGTCATTGTCAGTTTTCTCATCGTCGCGACGTTAAAGCAAGTGAAGGGCGGTGGAAAGGAAAAAACAGGCGGGACGTCCGCGGACGTAGCCCAAGCCGGGGCGGGCCGAGCAGAGGCCGCCCGCTGTTGA
- a CDS encoding SDR family oxidoreductase → MVTDKKVALVTGGNRGIGYELVKQLAWRGYTAILTSRDPEKGWQAAQQLRELNLDVSFVAMDVANQESIRQAAMTVNEQYGALDVLINNAGVYLDGNQKLVDMEPSVLERTMATNFFGSYYVIRSFLPLMEKKGYGRIINISSEYGAMREMSYPGVGAYKLSKLALNGLTQLIAAEVSGDIKVNAVDPGWVRTDMGGPSAPRSPKQAAQSILWLAEIGPDGPNGGFFRDGKRIDW, encoded by the coding sequence ATGGTGACGGATAAAAAGGTGGCGCTTGTCACCGGCGGGAATCGGGGAATTGGCTATGAGCTCGTCAAACAGCTGGCATGGAGGGGATATACAGCCATTTTGACAAGCCGGGATCCGGAAAAGGGGTGGCAAGCTGCGCAACAACTTCGGGAACTCAACCTTGATGTTTCGTTTGTGGCAATGGATGTGGCGAACCAAGAAAGCATCCGCCAGGCTGCGATGACGGTCAATGAGCAGTATGGGGCATTAGACGTATTGATCAATAATGCCGGTGTGTACTTAGATGGAAATCAAAAACTGGTCGATATGGAACCTTCCGTTCTTGAGCGGACGATGGCCACGAATTTCTTTGGCTCCTACTATGTGATTCGCTCCTTTCTCCCTCTTATGGAAAAGAAAGGATATGGACGGATTATTAATATTTCTTCTGAATATGGGGCGATGAGGGAAATGTCATATCCGGGAGTAGGAGCTTATAAATTATCGAAACTTGCCCTCAATGGCTTAACACAGCTGATCGCAGCAGAAGTGAGCGGTGATATCAAGGTCAATGCCGTCGATCCGGGGTGGGTCCGTACGGATATGGGCGGGCCATCGGCTCCCCGATCGCCAAAGCAAGCCGCCCAGTCAATCCTTTGGTTGGCAGAGATCGGGCCTGACGGACCGAACGGCGGATTTTTCCGAGATGGAAAACGAATAGATTGGTAG
- a CDS encoding helix-turn-helix domain-containing protein, whose amino-acid sequence MPIIVNLDVMLAKRKMSVTELSEKVGITMANLSILKNGKAKAIRFSTLEAICKALDCQPGDILEYRSDEGESHS is encoded by the coding sequence ATGCCGATCATCGTGAATCTTGATGTCATGTTGGCGAAGCGGAAGATGAGCGTCACGGAGCTGTCGGAGAAAGTAGGGATTACGATGGCGAATTTGTCGATCTTGAAAAACGGAAAGGCGAAGGCGATCCGCTTTTCGACGTTGGAAGCCATTTGCAAGGCGCTCGACTGCCAGCCCGGGGACATTTTGGAGTACCGAAGCGATGAAGGGGAATCGCATTCGTAA
- a CDS encoding CdaR family protein, translating into MDKLMDHPWFIRVVSLLLAIMLYMSANVGAKTGETRNTFGQEDTETLIDIPVVAYYDEDNLVVSGVPKYVNVTLQGPASIVKPTALQRNFEVYVDLTELPLGTYTVPIKYRDISDKLKVTIQPSSAKVTIREKVSKRFPVGVEFFNRNKMPNGYSVGEPTVKPDAVTITGAKELIDEIAFVKAIVDLDGATETLTREARVRVYDRRGNELDIEPDPSSVEVTVPVKSPSKTVPVQVQATGELPDGVHLVSITPEPDRVTIYGPKEVLNHIDKLEGLTVDLDDITDDATVELDVPVPDGAKNVDPDKIKVHIDVEKDVTQTWKDVPIAVVGLPDSYKAEFVRPLEGKITVRLVGPPDVVRGLTKDDVRLYVDVHGLDIGEHQVPIQWDNPEQVQWQPSSETAMVHIIDKATAQ; encoded by the coding sequence ATGGATAAGTTGATGGACCATCCTTGGTTTATTCGCGTTGTTTCCTTATTGCTGGCGATTATGTTGTATATGTCGGCCAATGTCGGGGCGAAAACCGGCGAGACGCGCAACACGTTTGGCCAGGAAGATACGGAAACGTTGATCGATATTCCGGTGGTCGCTTACTATGATGAAGACAACTTGGTTGTGTCTGGTGTCCCGAAATACGTGAACGTTACGCTCCAAGGGCCGGCCAGCATTGTCAAGCCGACGGCTCTGCAGCGAAATTTCGAGGTGTATGTCGATTTAACGGAATTGCCGTTAGGGACATACACGGTGCCGATCAAATACAGGGACATCTCCGACAAGTTGAAAGTGACGATTCAGCCTTCCTCTGCCAAAGTGACGATTCGCGAAAAAGTGTCGAAACGGTTTCCGGTCGGTGTTGAATTTTTCAATCGAAACAAAATGCCGAATGGCTATTCCGTTGGAGAACCGACGGTGAAACCAGATGCCGTGACGATTACTGGGGCGAAGGAACTAATCGACGAGATTGCGTTTGTCAAAGCCATCGTCGACTTAGATGGGGCGACGGAAACGCTGACGAGAGAAGCGCGCGTTCGGGTGTATGATCGACGGGGAAATGAGTTGGATATTGAGCCAGATCCATCGTCGGTGGAAGTAACCGTGCCGGTGAAAAGCCCGAGCAAGACGGTGCCGGTTCAAGTGCAAGCAACGGGAGAGTTGCCGGATGGTGTGCATCTTGTCAGCATCACTCCGGAGCCGGATCGAGTGACGATTTATGGACCGAAGGAAGTGTTGAACCACATTGATAAGTTGGAAGGATTGACAGTTGATTTAGACGACATTACCGATGATGCGACGGTAGAACTTGACGTTCCGGTCCCTGATGGAGCAAAAAACGTCGATCCAGACAAAATCAAGGTGCATATTGATGTGGAAAAAGACGTCACGCAAACGTGGAAAGACGTGCCGATCGCTGTCGTTGGTTTGCCCGATTCATACAAAGCCGAATTTGTCAGACCGCTTGAAGGCAAAATTACGGTCCGCCTTGTCGGTCCGCCCGATGTCGTCCGCGGGTTGACAAAAGACGATGTTCGCTTGTATGTCGATGTTCATGGGCTTGACATTGGCGAACATCAAGTTCCCATTCAATGGGACAACCCGGAACAAGTCCAATGGCAGCCGTCATCAGAAACGGCAATGGTCCATATTATCGATAAAGCAACTGCACAATAA
- a CDS encoding aldo/keto reductase: MFNETFTLSNGVEIPKLGLGTWLLDDTQAAQAVRDAVSIGYRHIDTAQAYANEAGVGEGIRSSGVAREKLFITTKVAAELKNYDAAAKSIDESLAKLGVDYIDLIIIHSPQPWKEFRGENRYFKENKEVWRAMEDAYKSGKVKSIGVSNFLQDDIENLLESCEIKPMVNQILAHIGNTPFDLIEFCQQNGIVVEAYSPIAHGVILDHPEIKARADQYGVSVAQLCLRYCIQLDLVVLPKTSNPDHMRNNAELDFVINDEDMEALKSIERIRDYGEHSFFPVFGGKLK, encoded by the coding sequence ATGTTTAACGAAACGTTTACATTATCAAATGGCGTAGAGATTCCAAAATTGGGACTTGGTACCTGGCTGTTGGACGATACGCAGGCGGCACAGGCCGTGCGTGACGCGGTATCGATCGGATATCGCCATATTGATACTGCGCAAGCCTATGCGAACGAAGCAGGGGTAGGCGAAGGAATCCGTTCGAGCGGCGTGGCGAGGGAAAAACTTTTCATTACCACAAAGGTTGCGGCAGAATTAAAGAACTATGACGCCGCCGCAAAGTCTATTGATGAGTCTCTAGCCAAGCTGGGGGTTGATTACATCGACCTTATCATCATCCACAGCCCGCAACCTTGGAAGGAATTCCGTGGGGAAAACCGCTACTTCAAAGAAAACAAAGAAGTATGGAGGGCCATGGAAGATGCTTACAAATCCGGCAAAGTAAAATCGATTGGGGTTTCCAACTTCCTGCAAGACGATATCGAAAATCTTCTGGAAAGTTGCGAGATCAAGCCGATGGTCAATCAAATATTGGCACACATCGGCAACACTCCTTTTGATCTCATTGAATTCTGCCAGCAAAACGGCATCGTTGTAGAAGCTTATTCTCCCATTGCACATGGCGTCATTCTTGACCACCCAGAGATTAAAGCCAGGGCGGATCAGTACGGCGTATCGGTTGCCCAGCTTTGCCTGCGTTATTGCATCCAACTTGACCTTGTCGTCCTTCCGAAGACGTCCAACCCAGACCACATGAGAAACAATGCAGAGCTTGATTTTGTGATCAACGATGAAGATATGGAGGCTTTGAAGAGTATCGAGCGAATCCGAGATTACGGTGAACACAGCTTCTTCCCGGTGTTTGGCGGGAAATTAAAATAA
- a CDS encoding cyclophilin-like fold protein, with product MSKLLSATFSLTLIFAVAACGGNQSGNSAFDEAETVENPSTNDKRDVSIAGQEENRGHSVAKRGQDAPDEDNSIENTKIRLIFDHGEVIVNMYDNPTSRDLLSRLPLTLTFEDFSGFEKMSILEEGLSTEGAPEGVTPKAGDFAYYAPWKDITIFYDDWRYSPGLIRLGKVESDVEELSSKLASMKDDFTVTIEKVE from the coding sequence ATGTCCAAATTGTTATCAGCGACTTTCTCCTTGACGTTGATTTTCGCTGTTGCAGCTTGTGGTGGAAATCAAAGTGGAAATTCGGCTTTTGACGAGGCTGAGACGGTTGAAAACCCATCAACGAACGACAAACGGGACGTTTCGATTGCAGGACAAGAAGAGAATCGAGGACATTCCGTCGCAAAGAGAGGACAAGATGCTCCGGATGAAGACAACAGTATTGAAAATACCAAAATCAGATTGATTTTCGATCATGGAGAAGTCATCGTCAACATGTATGACAATCCGACAAGTAGGGATTTGCTAAGCAGGTTGCCGTTGACACTCACGTTCGAAGACTTCAGTGGATTCGAAAAAATGAGTATATTAGAAGAAGGGCTCAGTACAGAAGGCGCGCCAGAAGGCGTTACGCCGAAGGCCGGAGATTTCGCGTATTATGCCCCTTGGAAAGACATCACCATTTTTTATGATGATTGGCGTTATTCGCCGGGGTTGATTCGATTAGGCAAGGTTGAATCGGACGTAGAGGAGCTTTCAAGTAAGTTGGCAAGCATGAAGGATGATTTCACCGTGACCATTGAAAAAGTGGAATAA
- the cdaA gene encoding diadenylate cyclase CdaA gives MSFGELPIVSYLLKVVDILVVWYVIYKLIMMIRGTKAIQLLKGIFLIILVRFVSNYLGLTTLQWLMDQAIIWGFLAIIIIFQPELRRALEQLGRGRLFTRNTVNEDEERMRMVEAIVKATEYMAKRRIGALISIERETGMNDYVETGIMLNAHVSPELLINIFIPNTPLHDGAVIIQKNQIAAAACYLPLSESPFISKELGTRHRAALGISEVTDSVTVVVSEETGAVSLTKNGELYRDLTIEEFRELLTGELAPATKAPASSRWQWRGKKHG, from the coding sequence ATGTCCTTCGGAGAGCTCCCCATCGTGTCATATTTGTTAAAAGTAGTTGATATCCTTGTCGTTTGGTATGTGATTTACAAGTTGATCATGATGATTCGCGGGACGAAGGCCATTCAGCTGCTAAAAGGCATTTTTTTAATTATTTTGGTTCGTTTCGTGAGCAATTACCTCGGATTGACGACACTGCAATGGCTGATGGATCAGGCCATCATTTGGGGATTTCTCGCGATCATCATTATTTTTCAACCAGAATTGCGGCGTGCTCTTGAGCAGCTCGGCCGCGGACGGCTGTTCACCCGCAACACGGTCAATGAAGATGAAGAACGGATGCGAATGGTGGAAGCCATTGTAAAAGCGACCGAGTATATGGCGAAGCGACGCATCGGCGCGCTCATTTCCATTGAGCGGGAAACCGGAATGAACGATTATGTCGAAACTGGCATTATGTTAAACGCTCATGTATCGCCGGAACTGCTCATTAATATTTTCATTCCGAACACGCCGCTTCATGATGGGGCGGTCATTATCCAAAAAAATCAAATTGCTGCGGCGGCCTGTTATTTACCATTGTCGGAAAGTCCGTTTATTTCGAAAGAGCTCGGAACACGCCATCGGGCGGCGCTCGGCATCAGCGAAGTGACTGACAGCGTCACCGTCGTCGTGTCAGAGGAGACGGGAGCGGTATCGTTAACGAAAAACGGCGAGCTGTACCGCGATTTAACGATCGAAGAGTTTCGCGAGCTGTTGACCGGCGAACTGGCTCCAGCGACGAAGGCGCCTGCTTCTTCCCGTTGGCAATGGAGGGGGAAGAAACATGGATAA
- a CDS encoding NAD(P)-dependent alcohol dehydrogenase, with product MAIVAKARAVFSPEGPFQPTVIERRDLQPHDVLIEIQYAGICHSDIHTARGEWGPVRYPLVPGHEIAGIVTQVGSAVTKFAVGDRVGVGCMVDSCRECEPCRKGEEQYCSEMVGTYAAIDRYGQYTQGGYSTHIVVHEDFVLRIPDSIALDVAAPLLCAGITTYSPLRHWQAGPGKKVAVVGLGGLGHMAVKFAHAMGAEVTVLSQTLKKKEDGLRLGADHYYATSDPETFAKLAGHFDLIINTVSAPIDINAYLSLLALDGTLVNVGAPAEPLTVNVFSLIPQRRSFAGSMIGGIRETQEMLDFSAEHGIVPEIEVISADQIDEAWERVLASDVRYRFVIDIRTMKTE from the coding sequence ATGGCGATTGTTGCCAAAGCACGTGCGGTATTCAGCCCGGAAGGTCCGTTTCAACCAACGGTGATTGAGCGGCGCGACCTTCAGCCTCATGATGTCCTCATCGAGATACAGTATGCGGGCATTTGTCATTCCGACATTCATACTGCTCGCGGCGAGTGGGGCCCGGTGCGATATCCCCTCGTTCCGGGGCACGAGATTGCCGGCATTGTCACTCAAGTGGGCTCGGCAGTGACGAAGTTTGCCGTTGGTGACCGCGTCGGGGTTGGCTGTATGGTGGACTCTTGTAGAGAATGCGAGCCTTGCCGCAAAGGAGAGGAGCAGTACTGCTCGGAAATGGTGGGCACGTATGCCGCCATCGACCGATATGGTCAGTATACACAAGGTGGGTATTCCACTCACATCGTCGTCCATGAAGACTTCGTTCTCCGCATTCCTGACAGCATCGCGCTTGATGTGGCCGCACCGCTTTTGTGCGCCGGCATCACCACGTACTCGCCGCTCCGCCATTGGCAAGCCGGTCCGGGCAAAAAAGTAGCGGTGGTAGGGTTAGGCGGCCTTGGTCATATGGCGGTGAAGTTTGCCCATGCTATGGGAGCAGAGGTGACGGTTTTGTCGCAAACATTGAAGAAGAAAGAAGACGGGTTGCGTCTTGGGGCCGATCATTACTATGCGACAAGTGATCCCGAGACGTTTGCGAAACTCGCTGGTCATTTCGATCTCATCATCAATACGGTGAGCGCACCAATCGATATCAACGCCTACCTTTCGCTGCTCGCCTTGGACGGCACACTGGTGAACGTCGGCGCACCAGCAGAGCCGTTGACTGTGAATGTCTTCTCGCTCATTCCGCAGCGCCGGTCGTTTGCCGGATCGATGATCGGCGGTATTCGCGAAACACAGGAAATGCTGGATTTCTCTGCTGAACATGGCATTGTCCCCGAGATTGAGGTGATTTCCGCCGACCAGATCGATGAGGCATGGGAGCGGGTGCTTGCTTCTGACGTCCGGTATCGGTTTGTCATTGATATTCGCACGATGAAAACTGAGTAA
- a CDS encoding DUF2975 domain-containing protein, whose protein sequence is MKRETLFLKVALVLIGLPVLALCLFLVPALAKVAVKLVPALPWIKYFVYLVFEASALPFYFALYQAFRLLTYIDQNSAFSERSVEALKKIKSCAVVICGLHLLALPLFYLFAEKDDAPGVIFVGLLVPFASLVIAVFAAVLQKLLQQAVDIKQENELTI, encoded by the coding sequence GTGAAACGAGAAACGCTTTTTTTGAAGGTGGCCTTGGTGTTGATCGGCCTTCCGGTTCTGGCGTTGTGCTTGTTTTTGGTGCCGGCGCTTGCGAAGGTGGCGGTCAAGCTGGTGCCGGCGCTCCCTTGGATCAAGTATTTCGTTTATCTTGTGTTTGAGGCGTCCGCGCTGCCGTTTTATTTTGCGCTCTATCAGGCGTTTCGGCTGTTGACGTATATTGATCAAAACAGCGCGTTCTCTGAGCGGTCGGTCGAGGCGTTAAAGAAGATCAAATCTTGCGCTGTGGTCATCTGCGGGCTGCATCTGCTCGCTTTGCCGCTGTTTTATCTTTTTGCCGAAAAGGACGACGCTCCGGGGGTCATTTTCGTCGGGCTGCTGGTGCCGTTTGCGTCGCTCGTGATCGCTGTCTTTGCCGCTGTGCTGCAAAAGCTGCTGCAACAAGCCGTTGACATCAAACAAGAAAACGAGTTGACGATTTGA